Proteins from a genomic interval of Rosa chinensis cultivar Old Blush chromosome 2, RchiOBHm-V2, whole genome shotgun sequence:
- the LOC112185712 gene encoding putative disease resistance protein RGA3, translated as MAEALISVLLEQLASITRQQVQQQVKLVVDVKKEVAKLTHNFQAIEAGLKDAEERQVKEASVKLWLDDLKDASNEMEDVLDDWNTEILRVQIEKQEKEAGNALDTTKKKVCLCIPTASFCSGQVSRVIFRHDIAKKIKDLNERLATIAKRRQDFNFQYTKSGTEHIERQKTISFVDQTFGRVDEKELLVGKLLSEPEGQSPIVIPIVGMGGIGKTTLSQLAYNDEKVKANFTKRIWVCVSEPFDELNIAKAIVGALGGDVNSILNNLEAFVQCVHKSMKGEKFLLVLDDVWNEDYTKWEKLKLPLQNGALGSKIIVTTRKEEVARMMGAPNNTINLKVLSDEDCWSLFARIAFANSNQDECRNLEPIGKKIVKKCKGLPLVAKTLGGLMLWKKTKKEWQDVLSSEIWELNTVEQQVFKPLLLSYYDLTPMIKRCLLYCVTFPKDLVIRKNVLIELWMSQGFLDSVGNKEKTILDIGESYFNNLVMRSFFQNFKENKFGNIKKCQIHDIVHDFLQYLTKNECLIVEFKGGEERIKLPDKLGHLTIMFSPEGPFPLSFDHCQRLRTITTFNCKITSLSRELILQLKCVRTLTLSWNDIKEVPDEVGVLVHLRCRSLEKLPEAMGKLTSLQHLHAKRTLLTLPRSIARLKSLRTLDLDVVIEDEEGLRLSDLRDMDELQGKLRIELVGELKDSAASDAEKAKLVNKKHLLHLKLRFERMPWFEWMESESEVNQSTIQEAVLNALQPNSNLESLEIRYYRGSTLCPNWTSSLINVKSLTFTECSICKYVPLSVLGYLGSLETLRFDWMEGVKKVGFEYSVDHQVILFPNLKQLEFKRMWEWEEWDHHDENDATSSSPTCFMPRLSTLSFEFCRKLKTLPDFLPRKTPLLQNLIISWCAILSQSCKDRQGPEWSKISHIPNIQIGGQTVQKDGVWIEQQD; from the exons ATGGCTGAAgcactcatttccgttctcctAGAACAATTGGCTTCAATCACCCGTCAACAGGTACAACAACAAGTGAAATTGGTAGTTGATGTTAAGAAAGAAGTTGCAAAGCTCACCCACAATTTCCAAGCTATAGAAGCCGGGCTCAAAGATGCAGAGGAGAGGCAAGTGAAGGAGGCTTCCGTTAAGCTATGGCTGGATGATTTAAAGGACGCGTCCAACGAGATGGAGGACGTGTTGGATGATTGGAACACTGAAATTCTGAGGGTACAAATTGAGAAACAAGAGAAAGAAGCTGGAAATGCTCTTGATACGACTAAGAAGAAGGTATGTCTATGCATTCCTACTGCTTCCTTTTGTTCTGGCCAAGTTAGTCGAGTTATTTTTCGTCACGACATTGCTAAAAAGATTAAAGATCTCAATGAAAGGTTAGCAACAATTGCTAAGAGGAGGCAAGATTTTAACTTTCAGTACACAAAAAGTGGTACTGAACATATTGAGCGACAAAAGACTATTTCTTTTGTTGATCAAACATTTGGTCGGGTAGATGAAAAAGAATTATTGGTGGGTAAGTTGTTGAGCGAGCCTGAAGGGCAGAGCCCCATTGTCATCCCTATTGTAGGGATGGGTGGGATCGGTAAAACAACCCTTTCCCAACTAGCATATAATGATGAAAAAGTGAAGGCTAATTTCACAAAAAGAATATGGGTGTGTGTCTCAGAACCATTTGATGAGCTCAACATAGCCAAAGCCATCGTTGGAGCTcttggtggagatgtcaattcCATTTTGAATAACCTAGAAGCTTTTGTCCAATGTGTGCACAAATCTATGAAGGGAGAAAAGTTTCTCCTCGTCTTAGATGATGTGTGGAATGAAGACTATACGAAGTGGGAAAAATTGAAGCTACCTTTACAGAATGGTGCTCTAGGTAGTAAAATAATAGTCACAACACGAAAAGAAGAGGTAGCTAGGATGATGGGAGCACCCAATAACACGATCAATTTAAAGGTGTTGAGTGATGAAGATTGTTGGTCATTGTTCGCTAGAATTGCCTTTGCCAATAGTAACCAAGATGAGTGTCGAAATTTAGAACCTATTGGTAAGAAAATTGTAAAGAAATGCAAAGGGTTGCCTCTTGTTGCTAAGACTTTAGGTGGTCTCATGCTTtggaagaaaacaaagaaagaatggcaagatgttTTAAGCAGCGAGATATGGGAGTTAAACACAGTGGAGCAACAAGTTTTCAAACCACTATTACTAAGTTATTATGATTTAACTCCAATGATCAAGCGCTGTCTCTTATATTGTGTTACTTTCCCAAAAGATCTTGTTATTAGGAAAAATGTTTTGATTGAGTTGTGGATGTCGCAAGGTTTTCTTGATTCAGTTGGGAACAAAGAAAAGACAATACTAGACATTGGAGAATCATATTTTAATAACTTAGTAATGCGATCTTTTTTCCAgaatttcaaagaaaataaatttggaaATATTAAAAAGTGCCAAATACATGATATTGTTCACGACTTTCTTCAATACTTAACCAAGAATGAATGCTTAATTGTTGAGTTCAAAGGTGGGGAGGAGAGAATAAAATTGCCCGATAAGCTTGGTCATTTGACCATAATGTTTTCACCCGAAGGACCTTTTCCCCTTTCTTTTGACCACTGCCAACGTCTGCGGACCATTACAACATTTAATTGTAAAATTACAAGTCTCAGCCGAGAGTTGATTTTACAATTAAAATGCGTGAGGACGTTGACTTTGAGTTGGAACGATATCAAAGAAGTTCCGGACGAAGTTGGCGTGTTGGTGCACTTGAG GTGCCGTAGCCTTGAAAAGTTACCCGAGGCCATGGGAAAGTTGACCAGCTTGCAGCATCTTCATGCTAAGCGTACGTTGCTGACGTTGCCCAGATCAATTGCGAGGTTGAAAAGTCTACGGACGCTAGATCTGGATGTTGtaattgaagatgaagaaggatTGAGGTTAAGTGATTTGAGAGACATGGACGAGCTTCAGGGGAAGCTTAGGATTGAATTGGTAGGCGAATTGAAAGATAGTGCTGCGAGTGATGCGGAGAAAGCCAAATTGGTGAACAAGAAACACCTTCTTCATTTGAAACTACGCTTCGAGAGGATGCCATGGTTCGAGTGGATGGAGAGCGAGAGCGAGGTCAACCAGAgtaccatccaggaagcagtattGAATGCCTTACAGCCAAATTCAAATCTTGAATCCTTGGAGATTCGATATTACCGTGGCAGCACCCTGTGCCCCAATTGGACCTCCTCTTTAATTAACGTGAAAAGCCTGACCTTCACTGAGTGCAGTATTTGTAAGTATGTGCCTCTTTCGGTTTTGGGCTACTTGGGGTCCCTTGAGACACTCAGATTTGATTGGATGGAAGGAGTGAAAAAGGTTGGATTTGAGTACTCAGTTGATCATCAAGTTATATTGTTCCCCAATCTGAAACAACTCGAGTTTAAGCGTATGTGGGAGTGGGAAGAATGGGATCATCATGATGAGAATGATGCTACTTCATCGTCACCAACTTGTTTCATGCCACGCCTTTCTACTTTATCCTTCGAGTTCTGCAGAAAGCTGAAGACACTGCCAGACTTCCTTCCAAGGAAGACGCCGCTGCTTCAGAATCTGATCATCAGCTGGTGTGCCATTCTCTCCCAAAGTTGCAAAGACAGGCAAGGCCCGGAGTGGTCCAAGATTTCTCACATCCCAAACATCCAAATTGGTGGCCAAACTGTACAAAAAGATGGAGTTTGGATCGAACAACAGGATTGA